The Verrucomicrobiia bacterium sequence CGTTCACCAGACGAAGCTTCTCCAGAGATCGCCGTGCGGTTGGTGATCCACGTTCCAGCGCCTCAGCTGGTCATCGGTGCCACGGAATGGGCGGTTGAGGTCCTCGGTCTCCAGGTGGCCGTCGCTGAACCACCGGTTGAATCGGCCGCGGTGATTTCGAAAGGAGACCTGCTCCTTGTAGGGGACTGTGGAGATCAAAGCACCGTGGTTCATGACCTTGGGTCCAAAGGTTTCGCCGATGCTGGCGGCGCCGTCGGATCTCGGGTCCGGCGACCGGTTGAAGGCATCGCCGAAGCCTATCATGTCGCTCGGCGCAAGAACGGCCGACTCACGGGTCGGTTCGACCGTGATGAGCGGAGCCATCGGGAATCCGGCAACCGCGACGTTGGTCATGTAACCGCCAAGGCCAAGGCGGTGATACCACATCCCCACGCCCCACACGTTGTAGGCATACTGCGCGAGATACACCCGCGCCGTCGGGTCCTGGGCCTGCACCCCTCGATAGAACGGGCACCGGAATACGCTGTTGCGCTGGCCGGGAGGATGGCCGCCGTAGGGTTCGGCGAGATCGAGAAGCCGGGACCACGGCAGCACCGGTTGATCTCCCGTCCCCAGGCTGGTCATTGGAGGATAGGCCTCGTGGGTGGTGACATAGACCTGGGCGGCCAGTCCGATCTGGCGCAGGTTGTTCCGGCAGGTCATCAGGTTCGCCTGGAACTTGACCTTGGATATGACCGGCAGGAGCAGACTGACCAGAATGGCGACAATGGCCATCACGACAAGCAACTCGACCAGTGTAAAGCCAGACCAAACGCCTGCACCGCGGGTCACATCTTTGAATCTGGCAAATGGGCCCTTTGCAGGAGGAGGCGTCATGGCAATTGTCAAAGTCAACGATGTGACCCCAAATGCTTCCGGTGCATCCCGGAGTTGTGGGTGAGGAGGCAGCGAATCGGAGGGACGAGCTCCGCGACTCCACAACCCAGCGCTCCACACCCTTGGGGCCTCGTGGAACCCGGCCCTCCGAAGCGCCGCTTCGCGGAGTTCGCACCTTCCCCACAAGTCCGGGATGCACGGAAATTCTTCTTCGCGTCGGGTTCAGCGCCGCTTGAACGGGTCAAACGCCCGGATCCTCATGGCGGCAGGCCGGGCTTTCGGGTCCTGAGTTCGCGGTGGGGCTGATTGTCAGCCAGCCAGCGGCGCCGATTTCGATCCGAGTCGCTCTCGAAATCCTGTCGCTTGCGAAATTCCACGTGGCCGTCGCCAAAGACCTGGTTGAGCCCGGTGCGATGCGCGTACATGGCGTCGCCAAACCGGCTGTTTCCCGAGTTCTGGAGATCGAACTGCCGGTCCCTCACCGGACGCGGGTAATCGATGACCCAACTGCTGTTGTCCGACGACGTCATGCGCCACGCCACGATTTCGGTGAAGGCGATCATGTCGGCGGGGGAGGCTACCGCGTTCTCCGCCTTCGGCTGCACGTGAAGCTGCGGAGAAGGGGATGCAGGGACGAACTCGCATCAAGTTCTGTGTCGGCGAGAACATACGGCGCTGGAAAGGTGCCGCGTTCCGCGTGCCACCAGAGCTGTGTCCACCAGGCTGGCAGGATGCCGGCAACTTTCGAACTGGAGTCGAAGATCGCTGCCTCTGTATTGAACCTCGGTCCAGCTGTCAAACGAAAAGCCCATCCGAAAAGCCCATCCATGCATCCATGCTGGCGAGCGGGCGCATCTCAGTTCATGGGAGACGGGTGAGGAGACCCGGGATGGGCGAGTTCCGTTGTTGGCGAACCAAGGAGGCCGGGCATGGAGAAAGCGGGGCGGACTGCCTATCGGAGAGAGCGATGACGGCGACACGCAAACGTGGCAGGGGCCATGCACCCTACCAGAGTCGTGGGTTGCTCTGTGCCAGGCGCCACCGTTCGTATTCCTCGCGGCTCCTGGCCTTGAAAACAAAGCCGCGGGGACGCGGATAAGGATTCAGCAGTTCGGCCTGCGCCTGCAGAATCAGCGCACGGCGGAACGCCTCCTGCGGTGTCACTGGCGCAAGCTCCTCGCTGATCCGGCGTCGGCCCACAATCATCACCCGATGACTGTCGCAAATCGAAGGGGACGGTCAATCCGTGCGGAAGCAGGCCCTCCGCGCATCCCGAAGCTGTGGGGAGAGGTGCGACTTTCGCGAAGCGCCGTTTCGGAGGGCCGGGTTCCACGGGGCCGCAGCGGAGTGGTGCCATGGATTGAGGACTCGCAGAGCTCGTCCCTCCGATTTGCTGCCTCCTCACCGACAACTTGGGGATGCACCGGGAGGCCCTGATCCCTGGATGAGAGCGTGTCTGACCGGATGGAAATCCCCCGCCAACCCCCGGTTCGGCGGGCCCGCCCAGGATTCGGGGCGGGGGAGCAGTTCACCCCGGAAATGCTGTTGTTCGGCGGATTCCGAGGCAGCCTTGCGGGCGGTTGACGCATCGGCTTGAGTCGATGCCTGGACCCTGTGAACCCGTCCCAACCCATGACCGTGCTGGCTGCGGATCTGGGCGGCACCCGCATCAAGCTGGGTGTCGTCCGGGACGGCGTGCTGCTCGCCCAGGGCAGTTGCCCGGCACGGGCCAGGAAGGGGTTGGCGCGCCAGTTGCCGGTTCTCCGATCGGCCTGGCTGGACCTTCTGACCCAGGCCGGGGTCGGGATCGGGGATTGCGCCGGGATGGCACTGGCCTTTCCCAGTGTTGTCGAGCGCGGCACCGGCAGGATCCTCGATGCCTACGGCAAGTACCGCGATGCCCCGGGTCTCGATCTGGCGGGATGGGCGAAGGATGCCTTTGGGCTGCCGCTGGCGATCGAGAACGACGCCCGGATGGCGCTGCTCGGCGAGTGGCGTCACGGTGCCGGTCGCGGCTGCGACAACGTGGTGATGGTCACCCTGGGGACGGGCATTGGAACCGCCGCCGTGTTGGAAGGGCGCCTGATTCAAGGGTGCCATGGACAGGGGGGCATTCTTGGCGGGCACATGACGGTGCGGCATTACGGGGAGCGGTGCGTGTGCGGCAACCTGGGATGCGCCGAAGCCGAGGCTTCGACCGTCGCCTTGTCGGGTCTGGCCGCGCGTTTGCCGTCGTTTGACTTCAGTCCGCTGCGGAAGGCGGCGACCTTGAACTATGCGATCGTGTTCAAGCTCGCCGCGGCCGGGGACCCGTGCGCTGTCGCCCTGCGCGACCACAGCCTTTGGGTCTGGGGTGCCATGGCAGTCAGTCTCATCCATGCCTACGACCCCGAACGGCTGATCCTGGGAGGGGGCATCATGGCGTCCGCGGACGTTGTGCTACCGGCGGTGTCGGACTTCGTGCGGCGCCATGCCCACACGCCCTGGGGTCAGGTCCAGGTGATGCAGGGGCAGCTTGGAGACCGGGCAGCCCTCCTGGCTGCGGAGCCACTCGTGCGGGAACGGATTCGTCAAGGCGTCCCGTGAACCCATTCGCGTATGACCTTCAACCAAGCCTGGCGGTGCCGGGCTCGGAAGGATCGTGCGTGACGGGCTGGGATGCCATTGCGGACCGGCTGGCCGTGGCGTTGGCCGGGAGGAGACGCGCTGCGGGAGGGCCGCGGGTGCTGGTGGTCGAAACCTACCCCGGGATCGAGGTCGAGGCCGTCGAGCGGGCGCTGGTCGGGCGGTTGCGTCCGGCGCGGGTGCTGCGGGCGGCGGAGGCAATGTGGCCTCCGGACCGGATCGATGCCCTGGTGGCGCCGTTCCTGGGCGGTGACGATCCGGTGTTCGGGTTCATGAACGGCCTCCAACTGCCGGACTTCTTCGATCCGGAACGGCTCGCCCTCAGCCGGGACGCGATGCGCCGGGCTGGGAGCGGTATCATCCTTGCGATCGGGGTCGGGGCGTCGTGGCTCGCGGGCGGGGCGGGGGATCTGCTGGTGTACGCGGATCTGTCGCGGTGGGAGGCGCAGCGGCGGTTCCGTCGGGACGCCGCCAGCAATCTCGGGGTGGAGAACCGCACGGCGCCGGCCTCGCTCCAGTACAAGCGGGCCTTCTTCGTGGACTGGCGCGTCGCCGACCGTTGGAAGCGGCCGCTGCTGGCGGGCTGGGACTACGTCCTGGACACCCATGATCCCGCGGTGCCGAAGCTGGCGGACGGGGAGGCGGTCCGGGCGGGGCTGCGTTGGGCGGTGACACGACCGTTCCGGGTGGTGCCCTACTTCGATGCGGCGCCCTGGGGGGGGCAATGGATGCGGGAACGGTTCGGTCTCGATCCGGCGGCGCCGAACTACGGCTGGGGTTTCGACGGGGTGCCGGAGGAGAACAGCCTGTACCTGGACCTTGGCGGAACGCGCATCGAGATCCCGGCACTGGACCTGGTTTTCCACCAGCCGCGTGCGTTGCTGGGGGAGGCGGTGCATGCGCGTTTCGGGGATGAGTTTCCCATCCGCTTCGATTTCCTCGACACCCTGGGGGGTGGACCTCTGTCGCTTCAGGTCCATCCGCTGACCGAGTACATCCAGCGTCATTTCGGGATGCACTACACGCAGGACGAGAGCTACTACCTGCTCGAGGCCGGGCCGGAGGCGGGGGTGTATCTCGGGTTGCGGGAGGATGTGGACGCTGCGGCGATGGTGAGGGATCTGAGGGTGGCGCGGGAAGGTCGGGCACCGTTCCCGGCTCATCGACATGTCCAGTTCTGGCCGGCGCGGCGCCACGATCATTTCCTCATTCCGGCGGGCACGGTGCATGCCAGCGGGGCCCACGCGGTCGTCCTCGAAATCAGCGCCACGCCCTATCTCTTCACCTTCAAGATGTGGGACTGGGAGCGGCTCGGGCTCGACGGACGGCCGCGGCCGATCCACCTCGACCACGCTCTCGCCAACATCGACTGGACGCGGACCGCCGGGTGGGTGGGGCGGCATCTGGTGAACGCGGTCACCCCAGTACGCGCCGGGCCGGGCTGGCGCGAGGAGCGCACCGGCCTGCACGAGCGGGAGTTCATCGAGACCCGGCGTCACTGGTTCACCGTGCCGGTGCCGCACCACACCCGCGGCGGAGTCCACGTGCTCAATCTGGTCCAGGGCGAGGCCGCCTGGGTGGAGAGTCAGGACCACGCATTCGAGCCGTTTCTCGTCCGGTTCGCCGAAACCTTCATCGTCCCCGCCGCGGTCGGACCGTACCGGATTCGTCCCTTTGCACCCAACCCGTCCCGGGACCTCGCCACACTCCTAGCGAGCGTGCGAACGGGGCTTTAGACCCGTGGAGGGTCACGATGAAGGGCATCCCATGGCGCGGTGCCCTGCCTTCCTTCAGACCCATCCCGACCGGTGGCGCGGCGCGTCACTGCACGCGGAAGAATCGTGCGGGGGCCGAGCAGTCCAGGGGCACCGTGAGAAGGTTTGGAAGGTCCTCTCCCACGAATGTGTCCACGACATCCCAGCGCACGAGGTCGGGCGAGGCTTCCAGTCGATACGGGGTATCGCGAAATCCCTCGAACCGCATCGCCATGTGACCTTCGGTGTCCAGGGATGCGCTGACCAGCCGGCCGCCCGCCGGAATCCAGCGGAAACTCCAAACGAACGACTGAACGTGGTCGGGTGCATCGAAGGCGATCGAATACCCGGTGTCGGATTCCAGGTCGTGGTGGTCGCCATGGGGCGACGGTGCAACCCGGACCAGGGTGTCCACCGACCCGCCCCGATAGATGCCGACCGGGGTGTCGGGGTGTCCGCGCTCGATAAACAGGCGGCCCGCCAGGGTCGGGTGGAAGGCCCACCAAACGGAGCGGTGGGGCATGCCGAGTCCATGATCGGGTTCGCCCTCCTCGGCGGAGGCATCGCGGGGATCGACCTCGAAGGACCCCTGGTAGCCCGTTATGGGAAGGCGGGAGGCGAATGTGTCGTTGGCCGGTCGTGCGCGGATGGCGACCCGCACCGGGAGGGAATGGAGGGTCGTCCCGGAGGCGTCGGTGCAGGCGGCACGCAGCAGGGCCGTGCCCGTTTCCGTTGGGGTCCACTCGATGCTCCAGGGTTCCGACGCCCGCGTGGCCAGCGTCCGGTCGCCGAGGTGGAACGAGACGCTGACGATCCCGCTGGCGCCGGGGTTGCAGACCGCCTGGATGACCAGGGGATCACCGATCCATTGCGTGCCGCCTTCAGGCGCGACGATGCGGACTTCGGGAGGTGCAACGTCCGGAGCCACCCGGGTCGTTTCAACCCGGGACACGAACGGCGTCGCATTGCCGGCAACGATGCGGACCCCGCGGAATGCGAGCAGCGTGGGTTCGGTCGGCGCGGTCAGGCGACAGGAGACCCGAAGGGACTCGGCGGCGGGCAGTGCAAGCGTCCAACGCACCGTTCGATCCTGAATCGATCCGCCGCCATCCGCCGCGACGAATGAAACCCCGTCGGGCAGAGGAAGCAGAATCTCGGCAGCGGCGGGGCCGAGGCCGGCGACGCGATGTGCCAGCAGTTCGACTTCGAACTCGGCGCCGGGCGCGACGGAC is a genomic window containing:
- a CDS encoding ROK family protein, whose translation is MTVLAADLGGTRIKLGVVRDGVLLAQGSCPARARKGLARQLPVLRSAWLDLLTQAGVGIGDCAGMALAFPSVVERGTGRILDAYGKYRDAPGLDLAGWAKDAFGLPLAIENDARMALLGEWRHGAGRGCDNVVMVTLGTGIGTAAVLEGRLIQGCHGQGGILGGHMTVRHYGERCVCGNLGCAEAEASTVALSGLAARLPSFDFSPLRKAATLNYAIVFKLAAAGDPCAVALRDHSLWVWGAMAVSLIHAYDPERLILGGGIMASADVVLPAVSDFVRRHAHTPWGQVQVMQGQLGDRAALLAAEPLVRERIRQGVP
- a CDS encoding class I mannose-6-phosphate isomerase, with product MNPFAYDLQPSLAVPGSEGSCVTGWDAIADRLAVALAGRRRAAGGPRVLVVETYPGIEVEAVERALVGRLRPARVLRAAEAMWPPDRIDALVAPFLGGDDPVFGFMNGLQLPDFFDPERLALSRDAMRRAGSGIILAIGVGASWLAGGAGDLLVYADLSRWEAQRRFRRDAASNLGVENRTAPASLQYKRAFFVDWRVADRWKRPLLAGWDYVLDTHDPAVPKLADGEAVRAGLRWAVTRPFRVVPYFDAAPWGGQWMRERFGLDPAAPNYGWGFDGVPEENSLYLDLGGTRIEIPALDLVFHQPRALLGEAVHARFGDEFPIRFDFLDTLGGGPLSLQVHPLTEYIQRHFGMHYTQDESYYLLEAGPEAGVYLGLREDVDAAAMVRDLRVAREGRAPFPAHRHVQFWPARRHDHFLIPAGTVHASGAHAVVLEISATPYLFTFKMWDWERLGLDGRPRPIHLDHALANIDWTRTAGWVGRHLVNAVTPVRAGPGWREERTGLHEREFIETRRHWFTVPVPHHTRGGVHVLNLVQGEAAWVESQDHAFEPFLVRFAETFIVPAAVGPYRIRPFAPNPSRDLATLLASVRTGL
- a CDS encoding DUF1559 domain-containing protein; translation: MMAIVAILVSLLLPVISKVKFQANLMTCRNNLRQIGLAAQVYVTTHEAYPPMTSLGTGDQPVLPWSRLLDLAEPYGGHPPGQRNSVFRCPFYRGVQAQDPTARVYLAQYAYNVWGVGMWYHRLGLGGYMTNVAVAGFPMAPLITVEPTRESAVLAPSDMIGFGDAFNRSPDPRSDGAASIGETFGPKVMNHGALISTVPYKEQVSFRNHRGRFNRWFSDGHLETEDLNRPFRGTDDQLRRWNVDHQPHGDLWRSFVW